The following are encoded together in the Coregonus clupeaformis isolate EN_2021a chromosome 24, ASM2061545v1, whole genome shotgun sequence genome:
- the LOC121537397 gene encoding transcription factor Sp5-like, whose translation MAALTIQRTDNILHTFLQDRTPSSSPEGVPNALSFCSQAWQVGGTVVGGTVGSTVGSDGSQFPYEGSVGVGSASGMFQLWSNEVAVAPSSSLSASSLTAAAHQAMTFTVPKVQFPVGCGHSLQSGLGPHPHALHHHHHHHHHHHELPLTPPAETPSAYSFELSPVKILSSQSQGPNGPPYCPQHNAVSVGQNFPSFFQNSVSSTRHHLSGGHHHVGEDGQQGWWSLPQNTGHSNSSNHHHPFSLGRQLVLGHQPQITALLQGTSKGLLSSTRRCRRCKCPNCQANGGGLEFGKKRLHICHIPECGKVYKKTSHLKAHLRWHAGERPFICNWLFCGKSFTRSDELQRHLRTHTGEKRFGCQQCGKRFMRSDHLSKHVKTHQSRKSRSGEKTSDSLLANIKRE comes from the exons ATGGCAGCGCTGACGATACAACGGACTGACAACATTCTGCACACCTTTTTACAG GACCGGACCCCCAGCTCGTCCCCAGAGGGAGTCCCCAATGCCCTGTCCTTCTGTAGCCAGGCCTGGCAGGTGGGGGGGACGGTTGTGGGCGGCACCGTGGGCTCCACCGTGGGCTCCGATGGTTCCCAGTTTCCCTATGAGGGGTCCGTGGGGGTGGGCTCAGCCTCAGGGATGTTCCAGCTGTGGAGCAACGAGGTGGCGGTGGCACCTAGTTCTAGTCTCAGCGCCTCCAGCCTCACTGCTGCCGCCCACCAGGCCATGACGTTCACGGTGCCCAAGGTCCAGTTCCCTGTTGGATGTGGACACAGTCTGCAGTCTGGCCTGGGTCCTCACCCCCACGCgctccaccatcaccaccaccatcaccaccaccaccacgagCTACCCCTGACTCCGCCGGCCGAGACTCCGTCCGCCTACTCGTTCGAGCTCTCTCCAGTCAAGATCCTCTCATCCCAGAGCCAGGGCCCCAATGGGCCGCCCTACTGCCCTCAACACAACGCAGTGTCTGTGGGACAGAACTTCCCCAGCTTCTTCCAGAACTCTGTCTCTTCCACCAGGCACCATCTATCCGGAGGACACCACCACGTGGGGGAGGATGGCCAGCAGGGGTGGTGGAGCCTCCCTCAGAACACCGGCCACAGCAACTCCTCCAATCACCACCACCCCTTCTCCCTGGGCCGGCAGCTGGTCCTGGGTCACCAACCCCAAATTACAGCCCTCCTCCAGGGAACCTCCAAGGGCCTGTTATCCTCCACACGCCGCTGCCGTCGCTGCAAGTGCCCCAACTGCCAGGCCAACGGCGGGGGACTTGAGTTTGGCAAGAAGAGACTGCACATCTGTCACATCCCAGAGTGTGGCAAGGTGTACAAGAAGACGTCCCACCTGAAGGCTCACCTACGCTGGCACGCCGGGGAGAGGCCGTTCATCTGCAACTGGCTGTTCTGCGGGAAGAGCTTCACCCGCTCCGACGAGCTACAGCGCCACCTCAGAACACACACCGGTGAGAAGAGGTTCGGATGCCAGCAGTGTGGGAAGAGGTTCATGAGGAGCGACCACCTCTCCAAACATGTCAAGACCCACCAGAGCAGGAAGAGCCGGTCCGGTGAGAAGACTTCGGACTCTCTGTTGGCCAATATCAAGAGAGAGTAA